Within Primulina tabacum isolate GXHZ01 chromosome 5, ASM2559414v2, whole genome shotgun sequence, the genomic segment GGCGGGAAGAGGTTGTTTCGGACAAGAGTTCCGTCAGGCTCGGCGTGGAACATGCATAGTAAAGATTCGAGTTCACGGAGATGGACAAGATTgttaaaacaataaaacaaCCATTCATTTGATTCCTTCGTTAACCTAATATTCAGCCTTTTGAGATTCAAGATTCTTCCGAGGACCTCCTCCGTACACCTAAAATCTGTTGTGTATGAAAGTGTTCCAAGGCCTTTAAATCCCTAGTGTCTGTTTTTCTGACACGAAAATTAAGAACTTCTGGTAGATGAAAGTGATAGATCTGAAGATGTCTTAACTGTGGTATCTCCCAGATTTCAAGATGTCCAGTTATTTCGTATACGGTTCGAACAATTAAATTTTGTAGATTCCATTGTCTTGATATAAGGAGGGAATTGATTAACGTATCCGAGCTCAAGGTATCTCAAGTTAACTAGATCTAAAACTTGTACTGGGAACTCATTGGTTTCCAATGTACCGACATACAATACCTTGACCAATCCTGAGATCACTCTAAGGATTGATGAAGTACCACCAGTAACATAGATCAAGGAATGGATAAGTGGCATTGCTGTGATTATACTGCAGACTTCACCATCATCATCAGAGCCACCATTAGACTCCAAGACATCGCTGTTCTCCAATTTTCATCATCTGAATCAGTACCTGGAGAAGCTTCATCATCTGAATGACTACCATCAACTAATGTGAAATAGCCCGAATCATCAGTAGGACGAGGAGCTTCATCATCTGAACCACTACCGTCAATCAAAGCAACATCAGCCAAGACATTATCATCATTGTTGTTGTCGTCATCTCCTGCAATATTTGGATCAATAAACAGGTGTCGTTGACTATTTGATTCTTAGATACAGAAGGGCTCATAGTTATTCAAGACACAAAGAAAGTTATCTTTCTGAGCCTTTTGCATGATACGTCCTTCAAAAGATCGTGGATTCCACAAAACTCTAGCGCCTCAAATGAATCTAAAGGCGAACAAAGATTAGATTTCCATCAATAAGTTCTGGCAAGTACTCCACTGCAACCACCTCAACAGAATTAGATCTACTCCATTTCACAAATCCCTCAGCAACCCCATAGCCAGATCATACTAGCTATTTTTATGTCATGATAATATTGTGGAAAAAATCCGATATAAAGATAACACGCTTTAAAATGACGCAGCAAGTGGctattgtcacgccccgagaccagagttagtcgacaccgacgttgttcagcaatcacataattgctaaacaacaagcctcgtagtacagtataaaccaaaactaGTTTATTTCATAATTATCATAAAATGAATAATCTTTACAATAGTAACTATGAAAACgataaaaatttgcggaatcgTTTACAACTTgattaaaaacttaaaaaaacataaatttagTTAAACTTCTTCATGCGTCCACTACCAGTCAAAAAACTGGTGTCTGATTCTTCTTACTTTATTCTTCTTCTGACATATTCGGGAGAGTAGAGTAATTGGTGATTGATAttgttgtcactcagtaagtggGAGCCGTTCGAGCACATATATAACAAATATACAcgaatttcgaaaatcatatatcatatcacgCATAACATGATTCTCATAACATGTCATCATCATAATCATATGCATAATTTTGGCCATGAGATTCTTTACTTTCCAtagtttactgatatcagtacCTAATTTTTAATCTTTTAAGGGGTCGAGGTCATATAACGGTTACAATCCCACCGTGTAAGAGTAATAACCATATCTTATATTTTGATTCTCACTTATATCCAGTTGAATTCTCACATTGTAAAAATATAAAGCATACGATAATCGTATCAAAaagatgtagaagaagaattaCACTCGatcataatttttgaaaaacgaAACAATACATAACTGAAATTATACTTTTAAAACAAGCACACTTACCTTAATTCCAGAttggaaaaaacaaaaaatcacGGAAGAATCACGCAAACGACACTTCGAGAACGCATCAGCACTTCGACCGTAAAATAAATCTCCTTCCAGGATTCGTTTTGACTTATTGCACCGTTGGATCAGGCTTCAATTTCACAGTACGTGCACAACTATGTCGAATAAATTATGAACAGTGGAGATCAGGTTTGTAGAATTTTTGACCTATTTATGGATGAAAAATCGTAGATATGTTGTTTTCGCCTTCTATATATCCAACATCTCCTTATTTAAATTCTTGGATCTTAACCTATTTATATATCCTAAAAAACGAAATATAGGCATATTATCATCTTAAATTTTGAACTTCTTGGGTGCTTGTACAAAAGATTTAATTATCCCACGAAGTTTTAGATAATCTTGATAatctttaaattaaaaaaatctttgatataTTAGAACAAAATAATACATGGTTTGGAAATTGCTGGTTTTACAGCTATTACTTGaaagataatgtttctaaggtTTGGTTATTGGTGGTCTTCAAGACTACATTTAAGTTTTCAAAGACATATTTTTAGTAGTATTTTGTCATGCTCATAGTTGTGAATAGCGATTGTAGCCCTCGCTGAAGACCCATAGCTACAGGGGGCGACACCCACGACACTTCCACATAGCATCGCTATTTCGGTATGGCGATAGCAAGGCAATGGATCGCTACATTGAAGAAAAGCCCAGGGCAATTTCTCAAAATACTGTCCAATCTTTAGGCCCATTTTGCTCAATGTTTAGGCCCATTTTGTACAATAATTAGCCCTAGAATTATTTTCTGTTGCGTATAGGCTTCTCTCCACTTCTCCAAGCTTACGTAAACCTCAACTCTCAACCGCTTCTCTCATCGGACATCTTGCTTTGCACCGCCGGACTTCTGGCCGACGACGGCTGGACATAGCTCATGCTTTGCACCGCCGGACTTCAGCAATATTCTGCTCTATTTCCTACCGtcttctcttctttttttcctgattttttattttttctcctACTATTCTTTCATTCTCTTGTTCTTTACAGGAAAGAAGTTGATGGATAAATATCCAAATTTGTATTGGGCCCCGTGTGCAACACATTGTTTGGATTTGATGTTTGAGGACATATTCAAAATGCCTCATTTGAAGAGGGCATTTGAGCGAGCAATTAGTGTTAATGGATATATTTACAACCGAACTATGTTGTTGAACATGATGAGAGAGTTCACCGGCCAAAGAGACCTTATCAAGTGAGCTAAAACTCGTTTTGCCACCGTTTTCTTGACTATGAGAAGCTTTCAGCAACATACGCAACATTTGAGAAATATGTTTACTTCAGAAAATTGGAGTAAAAGCAAATTTGCAAAGGAACAGACTAGTAAGCAAGCGCAGAAAATTATTTTGATGCCTTCGTTTTGGAATTCTATCATTTATGCTATGAAAGTTGGTGGCCCATTATTGGAGGTACTTCGGTTGGTGGATGGGGAGAAGAAGCCTGCCATGGGTTATatatacgaggcaatggatagaACTAAGGAGAAAATAGCAAAAGCCTTTGGTAATAATGAGGATAGGTAAAAAGATGTTTAATGAGGATAGGTACAAAGATGTTTTTGAGATAATTGACAATAGATGGCAGTTGCAACTCCATCAAGATTTGCATGCAGCGGGTTATTTCTTGAACCCTCGGTTCTTTTACTCAAATTTCTGAGATAGAACAAGATGAGGAAGTAGTTACGGGGTTGTACAATGCAATCAGTAGGTTAACTTTTGATGCTGAGACAGTGAGAAAAATACATACAGAGTTGTTAAAATACAAACAAGCCGAAGGTCTTTTTGGGAAAGAAGTTGCAATCAAAATGAGAAAAGTTGTATCACCAGGTATGAAAATATGTTTCAAAGACAagtttttccttattttttgaaataaattcaatgataaatattaatataactATTGTTATTAACTAGCTGCATGGTCGAACTCATATGGAGCTTCAACACCACAGTTGCAAAGACTTGCCCAAAAGATACTCAGTCTCACTTGTATCTCCTCTGGTTGCGAACGCAATTGGAGTGTGTTTGAACATGTAAGCTTTTTATAATATTACAATTTTTAATTTCTAATACtgtgaagttttaaaaatttgttctCGTACCACGTGCTTtgataaacatatataaataaatgcaGCTTCATTCCAAGAAAAGGAATAGATTGGAGCAAAAACGCCTGAATGATTTGGTGTTTATCAAATACAACAAAGCTCTGAGGTGTAGATATGATAGACGTGATACCATCGATCCTATCATATTGAGTGAAGTGGATGATGGCAATGAATGGCTGCTAGGGAGACCGCTTAATATACAGcatctctttttcttttttcttttttttaatcaaattgtTGATTGTTTTCGTGCAAATAGACGAGCAATCATCGAGAAAAAAATACCAAAGAAGCAATATTTTGTTGGAAATATTCAAAACTTTCCTACCACAAGGGAAGAAGTATGGATCATGAATCTGCTCCGAAGTTTGCAATAGAGACAAAAGAACAACAGCATACGCCATTCTTGAAACAAAGTAAATGAAAATCCAATATTTGAAGGAAATGTTGCAAGTTGCAAATTGCAAAATTTGTTAAATAGTAAATAGGCTGTTTAATTATACCAATCCCACAAGGAAACAAAAAACAGTGAAACTAACAGTTATTGTTGTCATTGTTAtcattctttaattttttttggtcaATAGACCGGCAATAAATTGAATccttgatccaaatgaggcacATACTTATAGAACTTTGTGAAGTAGatgtataaattttaattttttatgtaatataatttttaacttttaaatgtGGTTGTGTAATTAAAGCAATTATATAATAAACTTAAGCTGCATATTCAAGAATTAGCCAAAAACTTATAGCAGACATTGAGAAATTAGAAGAAAAAAACATTTACCATAACAAAATCTATACAAGGCTAATTCTActgtcattttttttatatgtattttctttattttcgaaataataatattaatacagaattaataagaaataaataaaaataaaaaagattaataatatcaataaaaaatataaattgatAAGATGGAATAAGtaattattcaataataattcgtataataataaataaattaatagtaAATAATAAGATCGATGATAAACAATAAGTactataatatttataataaataataataataataatatactgattaatattagtattattctttttattatcactatttttattttgtctACTATTATATATTAACATTAATTTTACTATtattattcaaaatataaaaaattaactgAAAAATCCGCTAATCTAACTAGACTTCTCCTACCCATTTTGCTTTCTAACGATTAAAGTTTTGAttttagttttaaaaatattgcaAAATTTAACATAGTTACTTCaaatttttaagtaatttatatAAAACAAAACATTTGTCGTTCTACCAAAAGTTGTAACTATATCCATAGATTTTAGTTGCTTATGTTGAGGAGTTGTAGGCTTGAGGAAAATTAAAGGACAATGgtacaaatatttaattttcaaaatttaaaaatctatgtAATTCAATGAAGTGGTTAAAAGAAAATCAGTATTGTTATGCCAAAATTGAtagtaaatattaaaaaataaggGTAAGTGGTAATTGCATTACCTTTAAACCAAATGGTGTGAGGGACAAAACAAGAACTCAAATTGATACTGCTAGCTGGACTGCATTGCATCACAAAGATCTTCGGCAAAGGCCTCGGTGCCGGCATTATCATGTAAGCTGGCAGCATCTGAACTAAGAACTAagttttgacaattttaagCTCAATGTCACTGTCTTCCCCTACTATTTCCTTTGCTGAAAACTCTGCTTTATGTGAACAACCATCCAACTCGATTATTTCAAGGGTTGGAATATTTCCGATTTCGGAAGGGATTGCCTCCAAGCCATAGCAGTGCTGAAGGATGAGGTGCTGAAGGCTTGGGAAATGGTCCGTTTCAGTTTTCCACTTCACTAGATGTGAATCATGAATCAATAGAAATTTCAATTGCTTGAATTCTTCATCATTTGTTTCCCAACAGTATCCAACCGTAGCTCTACTCAATTTGAGAACTTCAAGATTAGGCAATACACCAATGATGGTCATTTGATCCCAAGGAATTTGACAGCCttttaaaactaattttttcaGTGAAAGTGGGAAGGCGAGCTTCGCCAAGATATTGTCCTTTGTCACAAAATTGAACTTGCAGCATAATGATTCAAGTTCACACAAAGAGACAAGATTCTCCAGAGTGTTAAATTTGAAGCCAGCAGCATTATAGTCATATGCAATCTTTAGCTTTTTAAGATTTGGGATTCTTGTGAAGACCTCATGCATAGATCTAAAATTGATTATTTCTGAAAGTGTCTGGAGATTTTTAAGAATGTATGTATGTGTCCCTTTTCCATGAACATCGGGAATATCAGGCAAGTGAAAACCCAAAACCAGAAGATGCCTTAACTGCGACATTTCCCAAATTTCCGAAGGCATAGATTTTATATGTACGACATCAGAAATAAGGGTTTGTAGATTCTTGAGTCTGGATATTGAAGACGGAATTCGAAAAACACACCCGAGCTCAAGGTATTTTAGATTAACGAGTTCTAATATTTCCCCAGGAAACTTTGTTGTTGTCAACCTAACAATCAATACCTTGAGCATTCTTGAAGGTAGTTTAATTTTCGATGAAGTATCATCACCATGGCAAATAAAAGAATGGATAGCTGAAAAACTATCTATACGACAATAAGCAGATTCATCATCTTCTTTCATATTTGGACTAAGAATCAAGCGTCGTTGGCTATTTGTTTCCGACATATCAAAGGGTATCATGTTCCTATTCAAGACACAAAGAAACTTTTCTTTTTTACCCTCCCTGATGCATATGTCTCTAAACAGATCATGGATGCCACATATCTTTGGTTTCCCAAATGAATCATATTCATGCACAAAAATAAGGTTTCTTTCAATAACATCTCGTAAGTACTCTTTTGCAACCTCTTCCATGTTATTTGATCTGCTTGTCTTTACAAATCCCTCGGCAACCCACAGTTTTACAGTTCTAGACACATCTATTGCAGCATCTTCTTGGAAGGATCCAAAATAAAGGAAACATGCTTTCAAATGATGAGGCAAGTAGTAATAACTTAAAGTTAATATCTCTAAGGACGGATCATTATTGGTCTTTAAGACCAAACTTACACTTTCGGAAACATATCTCCAATATTCTTCTGTTAGCTCCTCCTTTCTAAGATGTCCACCAATGGCAGATATTG encodes:
- the LOC142547612 gene encoding putative late blight resistance protein homolog R1A-3 — translated: MAYAALLSLSQTLEQILDSDPYFFPCAKEKIESFHETVASLMAFLDNCPPTICNQKVNNLITQIRDSAYEAEDVFESPVATHFLHRYESESYEKLGMLPWSLEKMMEDIQSVKSEVQNFHHERYGVLEQRIQTLTDSSTQLVSGLKALTQVLVSDPFIFPFAKEKLVNSCIKASASLRAFLYDFPPISSQKVHALMKQIIDSTDDALDVFISLLVTRLPQKYGSDRYEKFKMFPQSLEKVMEAFESIEKEVNGIHEQRIPTLVSSSRPASRGNTTTNMVALDTNLEMELLDELVGGRSNIDILPIVGMGGIGKTTLARILYNSQLIKESFDIRGWVTISQTYNVREIVLGLLEDIEVPLDEERDAAQQIYQSLYDRKYLIVLDDVWHEQAWNDIKKLFPDNNIGSRIILTSRHSEVAAYVNSFSTYHEMQLLNEDSSWSLLRREIFLQNDCPPELVGIGKKIARQCQGLPLAISAIGGHLRKEELTEEYWRYVSESVSLVLKTNNDPSLEILTLSYYYLPHHLKACFLYFGSFQEDAAIDVSRTVKLWVAEGFVKTSRSNNMEEVAKEYLRDVIERNLIFVHEYDSFGKPKICGIHDLFRDICIREGKKEKFLCVLNRNMIPFDMSETNSQRRLILSPNMKEDDESAYCRIDSFSAIHSFICHGDDTSSKIKLPSRMLKVLIVRLTTTKFPGEILELVNLKYLELGCVFRIPSSISRLKNLQTLISDVVHIKSMPSEIWEMSQLRHLLVLGFHLPDIPDVHGKGTHTYILKNLQTLSEIINFRSMHEVFTRIPNLKKLKIAYDYNAAGFKFNTLENLVSLCELESLCCKFNFVTKDNILAKLAFPLSLKKLVLKGCQIPWDQMTIIGVLPNLEVLKLSRATVGYCWETNDEEFKQLKFLLIHDSHLVKWKTETDHFPSLQHLILQHCYGLEAIPSEIGNIPTLEIIELDGCSHKAEFSAKEIVGEDSDIELKIVKT